A section of the Macadamia integrifolia cultivar HAES 741 chromosome 9, SCU_Mint_v3, whole genome shotgun sequence genome encodes:
- the LOC122088693 gene encoding UDP-glycosyltransferase 87A1-like, protein MSFSGLEKITGCHVVAIPYPGRGHINPMMNVCTLLASRGLAVTFVVTEKWLILLRPGSGSAPNTLNIQFRSIPNVIPSELTRGSDFAGFFEAVCTKMEAPFDQLLDQLHPPATSIIADTFLAWSVAVGNRRNIPVALLWPMAPSLFSFHYHCHLLVASGHLSIPFENISERKDEIITYIPGIPAIRLGGLPSIYTRKNEIIKRILEAFSWVTKAQFILSTSFYELQAHVIDTLRGILPIPIYPIGPSIPFMLLENRVTPSETSSGNAVDYFKWLDCQPKNSVLYVSLGSFLSASATQMHEIAMGLQTSGVRYLWIARAEALNLQETCGEMGLVVPWCDQLRVLSHSSVAGFFTHCGWNSILEAIYSGMPMLTFPLLVDQIPNSNLIVEDWKIGLRVKEEIGVENVVGRDKIARVVQRLMDGDEGIDLRERAKELQRSCQGAIEKDGSTFTNLHAFMGDLLRITNLEFVNERT, encoded by the exons ATGTCTTTCAGTGGCTTAGAGAAAATCACAGGCTGCCATGTGGTAGCAATACCATACCCAGGTCGTGGCCATATCAACCCAATGATGAATGTGTGCACCCTTCTCGCTTCAAGAGGCTTAGCCGTCACATTTGTGGTCACCGAAAAGTGGCTCATCTTACTCAGACCAGGATCTGGATCAGCTCCAAACACTCTCAACATCCAGTTTCGTTCCATCCCTAATGTAATCCCATCAGAGCTGACTCGTGGGTCGGACTTCGCCGGCTTCTTTGAGGCTGTTTGCACAAAGATGGAAGCTCCTTTTGATCAACTTCTCGATCAGCTCCACCCACCTGCAACTTCTATTATAGCTGACACTTTCTTGGCATGGTCAGTAGCTGTAGGAAACAGGAGGAATATTCCGGTGGCTTTGCTTTGGCCGATGGCGCCGTCGTTGTTTTCATTTCACTATCATTGTCACCTCCTTGTTGCTTCCGGCCATCTATCAATTCCGTTTGAAAACATCTCAG AAAGGAAAGATGAGATCATAACTTACATCCCAGGAATCCCTGCAATACGCCTAGGAGGTCTGCCATCCATTTACACTCGCAAGAATGAAATTATAAAGAGAATACTAGAAGCCTTCTCTTGGGTAACCAAAGCACAATTCATTCTCTCTACTTCCTTCTACGAGCTTCAAGCCCATGTAATTGATACCTTAAGGGGAATACTTCCAATACCCATTTACCCAATAGGTCCCTCCATCCCTTTCATGTTACTTGAAAACAGAGTCACACCCTCTGAAACCAGCAGCGGCAATGCTGTGGATTACTTCAAGTGGCTGGACTGTCAACCCAAAAATTCTGTCTTGTATGTCTCATTGGGTAGTTTCTTATCTGCTTCAGCCACACAAATGCATGAAATTGCAATGGGGTTGCAGACCAGTGGGGTTCGATACTTGTGGATTGCTCGCGCTGAAGCCCTCAATTTGCAGGAAACTTGTGGTGAAATGGGACTAGTAGTACCATGGTGTGATCAATTGAGGGTCTTATCCCATTCATCTGTAGCAGGGTTCTTTACACACTGTGGATGGAATTCAATACTAGAAGCCATTTACTCAGGGATGCCAATGCTTACTTTTCCTCTGTTAGTTGATCAAATTCCTAACAGTAATTTGATTGTGGAAGACTGGAAGATTGGCTTAAGAGTGAAAGAGGAGATTGGAGTGGAAAACGTAGTTGGAAGAGATAAGATTGCTCGCGTTGTGCAAAGGTTGATGGATGGAGATGAAGGAATAGATCTGCGGGAAAGAGCTAAAGAACTTCAGAGATCTTGTCAAGGAGCTATAGAGAAGGATGGATCTACTTTCACAAACCTCCATGCTTTTATGGGAGATCTTCTAAGAATTACCAATCTTGAATTTGTAAATGAAAGAACTTAA